The Daucus carota subsp. sativus chromosome 2, DH1 v3.0, whole genome shotgun sequence genome includes a window with the following:
- the LOC108207003 gene encoding oxoglutarate-dependent flavonoid 7-O-demethylase 1, whose product MEASKLEKLGRSLRVPSVQERAKEKSATVPSRYIHSDQDPVILSSTDLPEVPVIDMEILLHGDLMDAELNKFHQACKEWGFFQLINHGVSDSLLEKVKTEVVEFFKLPLEEKRKFGQLDGDIEGYGQSFVVSEEQKLDWADMIYMITLPTDLRKPHLLPQLPHSFRNAIEDYAVELKSLAMNILNLMAKALQMNPEEMEVLFEEGMQSMRMNHYPPCPQPEQVIGLTPHSDASGFTILFQLNEIDGLQIRKDGTWIPIKPLPSAFVINIGDVLEVITNGTYHSIEHRGVVNSVKERMSIATFLSPKVDAEFGPAPSLLTSQAPPKFKWIAAADFFKGYFAQKLAGKCYLDTLRI is encoded by the exons ATGGAAGCATCAAAACTAGAAAAACTAGGTAGGTCTCTCCGGGTACCTTCAGTACAAGAACGTGCCAAGGAAAAATCTGCCACAGTTCCATCACGATACATTCATTCTGATCAAGATCCTGTAATTCTCAGTTCGACAGATCTACCTGAAGTCCCTGTGATTGATATGGAGATCTTACTTCATGGAGATTTAATGGACGCTGAGCTCAATAAATTTCACCAAGCATGCAAAGAGTGGGGATTCTTTCAG TTAATAAACCATGGTGTTAGCGATTCATTACTGGAGAAGGTGAAAACAGAGGTCGTGGAGTTCTTTAAGCTGCCACTTGaagagaagagaaagtttggtcAACTGGATGGAGATATAGAGGGATATGGACAATCCTTCGTTGTCTCGGAGGAGCAAAAGCTTGATTGGGCTGATATGATCTACATGATCACCCTTCCTACTGATCTCAGGAAACCGCACTTATTGCCACAACTACCTCATTCATTCAG AAATGCTATAGAGGATTATGCGGTGGAATTGAAAAGCCTagccatgaatattctcaatcTAATGGCCAAAGCTCTTCAAATGAATCCTGAGGAAATGGAAGTTCTCTTTGAAGAAGGCATGCAATCAATGAGGATGAACCACTATCCTCCATGCCCTCAACCGGAACAGGTTATAGGGCTCACGCCCCACAGCGATGCTTCTGGCTTCACTATCCTTTTTCAACTGAATGAAATTGACGGCCTACAGATTAGAAAGGACGGTACTTGGATTCCAATAAAACCGTTGCCTTCTGCCTTTGTTATCAACATCGGAGATGTTCTGGAG GTTATAACCAATGGAACTTATCATAGCATTGAGCATAGAGGAGTTGTCAACTCAGTGAAGGAGAGAATGTCAATTGCTACATTTTTAAGCCCCAAGGTAGATGCAGAATTCGGTCCTGCACCAAGCCTTCTCACGTCCCAAGCTCCTCCAAAGTTTAAATGGATTGCTGCTGCAGATTTCTTTAAAGGATATTTTGCACAGAAGCTTGCTGGGAAATGTTATCTAGACACTCTACGAATATAA
- the LOC108207032 gene encoding LOW QUALITY PROTEIN: oxoglutarate-dependent flavonoid 7-O-demethylase 1 (The sequence of the model RefSeq protein was modified relative to this genomic sequence to represent the inferred CDS: inserted 1 base in 1 codon), protein MEASKVEKIGRSLQVPSVQELAKDESATVPSQYIHSDQDPVILSSTDLPEVPVIDMEILLHGDLMDAELNKFHQSCKEWGFFQLINHGVSDSLLEKVKTEVVEFFNLPLEEKRKFGQLDGDIEGYGQSXVVSEEQKLDWADMIYMITLPTDLRKPHLLPQLPQICKNAIEDYAVELKSLAMNILNLMAKALQMNPEEMEVLFEEGMQSMRMNYYPPCPQPEQVIGLTPHSDATGFTILFQLNEIDGLQISKDGTWIPIKPLPSAFVINIGDVLEVVTNGTYRSIEHRGVVSSVKERMSIATFLSPKVDAEFGPAPSLLSSQAPPKFKRIAAADFFKGYFAQKLAGRCYLDTLRI, encoded by the exons ATGGAAGCATCAAAAGTAGAAAAAATAGGGAGGTCTCTCCAGGTACCTTCAGTACAAGAACTGGCCAAGGATGAATCTGCCACAGTTCCATCACAATACATTCATTCTGATCAAGATCCTGTAATTCTCAGTTCGACAGATCTACCTGAAGTCCCTGTGATTGATATGGAGATCTTACTTCATGGAGATTTAATGGACGCTGAGCTCAATAAATTTCACCAATCATGCAAAGAGTGGGGATTCTTTCAG TTAATAAACCATGGTGTTAGCGATTCATTACTGGAGAAGGTGAAAACAGAGGTCGTGGAGTTCTTTAACCTGCCACTTGaagagaagagaaagtttggtcAACTGGATGGAGATATAGAGGGATATGGACAAT TCGTTGTCTCGGAGGAGCAAAAGCTTGATTGGGCTGATATGATCTACATGATCACCCTTCCTACTGATCTCAGGAAACCGCACTTATTGCCACAACTACCTC AAATATGCAAAAATGCTATAGAGGATTACGCGGTGGAATTGAAAAGCCTagccatgaatattctcaatcTAATGGCCAAAGCTCTTCAAATGAATCCTGAGGAAATGGAAGTGCTCTTTGAAGAAGGCATGCAATCAATGAGGATGAACTACTATCCTCCATGCCCTCAACCGGAACAGGTTATAGGGCTCACGCCCCACAGCGATGCTACTGGCTTTACTATACTTTTTCAACTGAATGAAATTGACGGCCTACAGATTAGCAAGGACGGTACTTGGATTCCAATAAAACCATTGCCTTCTGCCTTTGTTATAAACATCGGAGATGTTCTGGAG GTTGTAACTAATGGAACTTATCGGAGCATTGAGCATAGAGGAGTTGTCAGCTCAGTGAAGGAGAGAATGTCGATTGCTACATTTTTAAGCCCCAAGGTAGATGCAGAATTCGGTCCTGCACCAAGCCTTCTCTCGTCCCAAGCTCCTCCAAAGTTTAAAAGGATTGCCGCTGCAGATTTCTTTAAAGGATATTTTGCCCAGAAGCTTGCTGGGAGATGTTATCTAGACACTCTACGAATATAA
- the LOC108207927 gene encoding oxoglutarate-dependent flavonoid 7-O-demethylase 1, which yields MEASKVEKIGRSLQVPSVQELAKDESATVPSQYIHSDQDPVILSSTDLPEVPVIDMEILLHGDLMDAELNKFHQACKEWGFFQLINHGVSGSLLEKVKTEVVEFFKLPLEEKRKFGQLDGDIEGYGQAFVVSEEQKLEWADMFYVITLPTDLRKPHLLPQLPHSFRNVIEDYAGELKSLAMNILSLMAKALQMNPEEMEELFEEGMQSMRMNYYPPCPQPEQVIGLTPHSDATGFTILFQLNEIDGLQIRKDGTWIPIKPLPSAFVINIGDVLEVVTNGTYRSIEHRGVVSSGKERMSIATFLSPKVDAEFGPAPSLLSSQAPPKFKRIGAADFFKGYFAQKLAGRCYLDTLRI from the exons ATGGAAGCATCAAAAGTAGAAAAAATAGGGAGGTCTCTCCAGGTACCTTCAGTACAAGAACTGGCCAAGGATGAATCTGCCACAGTTCCATCACAATACATTCATTCTGATCAAGATCCTGTAATTCTCAGTTCGACAGATCTACCTGAAGTCCCTGTGATTGATATGGAGATCTTACTTCATGGAGATTTAATGGACGCCGAGCTCAATAAATTTCACCAAGCATGCAAAGAGTGGGGATTCTTTCAG TTAATAAACCATGGTGTTAGCGGTTCATTACTGGAGAAAGTGAAAACAGAGGTCGTGGAGTTCTTTAAGCTGCCACTTGaagagaagagaaagtttggtcAACTGGATGGAGATATAGAGGGATATGGACAAGCCTTCGTTGTCTCGGAGGAGCAAAAGCTTGAATGGGCTGATATGTTCTACGTGATCACCCTTCCTACTGATCTCAGGAAACCGCACTTATTGCCACAACTACCTCATTCATTCAG AAATGTTATAGAGGATTACGCGGGGGAATTGAAAAGCCTAGCAATGAATATTCTCAGTCTAATGGCCAAAGCTCTTCAAATGAATCCTGAGGAAATGGAAGAGCTCTTTGAAGAAGGCATGCAATCAATGAGGATGAACTACTATCCACCATGCCCTCAACCGGAACAGGTTATAGGGCTCACGCCCCACAGCGATGCTACTGGCTTCACTATCCTTTTTCAACTGAATGAAATTGACGGCCTACAGATTAGAAAGGACGGTACTTGGATTCCAATAAAACCATTGCCTTCTGCCTTTGTTATAAACATCGGAGATGTTCTGGAG GTTGTAACTAATGGAACTTATCGGAGCATTGAGCATAGAGGAGTTGTCAGCTCAGGGAAGGAGAGAATGTCGATTGCTACATTTTTAAGCCCCAAGGTAGATGCAGAATTCGGTCCTGCACCAAGCCTTCTCTCGTCCCAAGCTCCTCCAAAGTTTAAAAGGATTGGCGCTGCAGATTTCTTTAAAGGATATTTTGCACAGAAGCTTGCTGGGAGATGTTATCTAGACACTCTACGAATATAA